One window of Pectobacterium carotovorum genomic DNA carries:
- the nuoI gene encoding NADH-quinone oxidoreductase subunit NuoI: MTLKELVVGFGTQIRSICMVGSNAFKKRETRMYPEEPVNPPPRYRGRIVLTRDPDGEERCVACNLCAVACPVGCISLQKAETKDGRWYPEFFRVNFSRCIFCGFCEEACPTTAIQLTPDFEMGDYKRQDLVYEKEDLLISGPGKYPEYNFYRMAGMAIDGKDKGEAENEAKPIDVKGLLP; encoded by the coding sequence ATGACATTGAAAGAGTTAGTGGTTGGTTTCGGCACCCAGATACGCAGTATCTGTATGGTGGGATCGAATGCTTTTAAGAAGCGCGAAACCAGAATGTATCCAGAAGAGCCTGTGAATCCACCACCGCGCTACCGTGGTCGTATCGTGCTGACGCGCGATCCAGATGGTGAAGAGCGTTGCGTTGCCTGCAACCTGTGTGCGGTGGCCTGTCCGGTCGGCTGTATCTCATTGCAGAAAGCGGAAACCAAAGATGGTCGCTGGTATCCAGAGTTCTTCCGCGTCAACTTCTCGCGCTGCATTTTCTGTGGCTTCTGTGAAGAAGCCTGCCCGACAACCGCTATCCAGCTGACGCCGGATTTCGAGATGGGCGACTACAAACGTCAGGATCTGGTGTACGAGAAAGAAGATTTGCTGATATCGGGGCCGGGTAAATATCCGGAATATAATTTCTACCGGATGGCTGGTATGGCAATCGATGGGAAAGACAAAGGCGAAGCTGAAAACGAAGCCAAACCCATTGATGTCAAAGGCCTGTTGCCCTAA
- the nuoN gene encoding NADH-quinone oxidoreductase subunit NuoN codes for MTITLQQLIALSPLLIVGLTVVVVMLCIAWRRNHFVNATMTVIGLNIALLSLYFVGQVGPTDVTPLLRVDGFSMFYTGLVLLASLATSTFAYPWLQGYPDNRDEFYLLVLIAALGGILLSSANHLASLFIGIELLSLPLFGLVGYAFRLKRSLEASIKYMLLSAAASSFLLFGMALIYAESGDMSFASLGKSLSDHQIHEPLLLAGLGMMIVGLGFKLSLVPFQLWTPDVYQGAPAPVSTFLATAGKIAVFGAVMRLFLYAPMADSESVRIVLGVIAFASILFGNVMAVSQTNIKRLLGYSSIAHLGYLLVALIAVQSHQLALETVGVYLVGYLFSSLGAFGVVSLMSSPYRGPDADSLFSYRGLFWHKPVLSAVMTVMMLSLAGIPMTLGFFGKFYVLAVGVNAELWWLTGAVVLGSAIGLYYYLRVMVSLFLNAPQVLQRDTPNNWALTAGGVVVLISSIVVLFFGLYPQPLISLVQLAQPMM; via the coding sequence ATGACAATAACTCTTCAACAACTAATTGCGCTATCGCCGCTGTTGATCGTCGGATTGACGGTAGTGGTTGTGATGCTGTGCATTGCGTGGCGACGCAACCATTTTGTCAACGCAACCATGACGGTTATCGGCCTGAATATTGCGTTGCTGTCACTGTACTTTGTCGGCCAGGTTGGCCCAACGGACGTGACGCCGCTGCTGCGTGTTGATGGCTTCTCGATGTTCTATACCGGACTGGTTCTGCTTGCCAGTCTGGCAACCAGCACGTTTGCCTACCCGTGGCTGCAAGGCTACCCAGACAATCGTGATGAGTTCTACCTGCTGGTTCTCATTGCCGCGTTGGGTGGGATTTTGCTGTCGAGCGCCAACCATCTGGCTTCGCTGTTCATCGGGATCGAACTGCTTTCTCTCCCGCTGTTTGGTTTGGTCGGCTATGCCTTCCGCCTGAAACGTTCGCTGGAAGCCAGTATTAAATACATGCTGCTGTCGGCAGCCGCGTCTTCCTTCCTGCTGTTTGGTATGGCGCTGATTTATGCTGAATCAGGCGATATGAGCTTCGCCAGCCTCGGTAAGAGCCTGAGCGATCACCAAATCCATGAGCCGCTGCTGCTGGCAGGCCTGGGGATGATGATTGTCGGTCTGGGCTTCAAGCTGTCTCTGGTTCCGTTCCAGCTGTGGACGCCTGATGTGTATCAGGGTGCACCTGCGCCCGTGTCTACGTTTCTGGCGACGGCCGGTAAAATTGCCGTTTTCGGTGCAGTCATGCGTTTGTTCCTGTACGCGCCGATGGCTGACAGCGAGTCCGTCAGAATTGTGCTAGGTGTCATCGCGTTCGCGTCTATCCTGTTCGGTAACGTGATGGCGGTATCGCAAACCAACATCAAACGTCTGCTCGGTTACTCTTCTATCGCACACTTGGGCTATTTGCTGGTTGCCCTGATCGCGGTTCAGAGCCATCAACTGGCGCTGGAAACCGTCGGTGTTTATCTGGTGGGTTACCTGTTCAGCAGCCTGGGCGCGTTCGGTGTGGTTAGCCTGATGTCTAGCCCGTACCGTGGCCCGGATGCCGATTCACTGTTCTCTTACCGTGGTTTATTCTGGCATAAACCAGTCCTGTCTGCGGTGATGACGGTGATGATGCTGTCGCTGGCGGGTATCCCGATGACGCTGGGCTTCTTCGGCAAATTCTATGTGCTGGCGGTCGGTGTTAATGCTGAACTGTGGTGGCTGACTGGTGCTGTCGTGTTGGGTAGTGCCATTGGTCTGTACTACTATCTGCGCGTGATGGTGAGTTTGTTCCTGAATGCGCCGCAGGTGTTGCAGCGTGATACGCCAAACAACTGGGCTTTAACTGCGGGTGGTGTGGTCGTGCTGATCTCCTCCATCGTGGTACTGTTCTTTGGTTTGTATCCGCAGCCGCTTATCTCTCTGGTGCAATTGGCGCAGCCAATGATGTAA
- the nuoM gene encoding NADH-quinone oxidoreductase subunit M, translated as MLLPWLILLPFIGGLLCWQLERFGTKVPRWIALIAMGLTLALSLQLWLQGGYSLTAPTGVPQWQSEFYVPWIPRFGIGIHLALDGLSLLMVVLTGLLGVLAILCSWNEIQRYQGFFHLNLLWILGGVIGVFLAIDMFLFFFFWEMMLVPMYFLIALWGHKGSDGKTRITAATKFFIYTQSSGLIMLIAILALVFVHHNATGVWTFNYEDLLKTPMSYGVEYLLMLGFFIAFAVKMPVVPLHGWLPDAHSQAPTAGSVDLAGILLKTAAYGLLRFSLPLFPNASHAFAPIAMWLGVIGIFYGAWLAFKQTDIKRLIAYTSVSHMGFVMIAIYSGNQLAYQGAVIQMIAHGLSAAGLFILCGQLYERLHTRDMREMGGLWARLKFLPALSLFFAVATLGMPGTGNFVGEFMILFGSYQVVPVITVISTFGLVFASVYSLIMIQRAYYGTPKSDEPLKSMSLRELSIVMLLVVLLVLLGVYPQPILDTSSAAMSNIQQWFMSSAPDSIISTTRP; from the coding sequence ATGCTACTACCTTGGCTAATTCTTCTCCCCTTTATCGGCGGTCTGCTGTGCTGGCAGTTAGAGCGTTTTGGTACGAAAGTACCGCGCTGGATAGCGTTGATTGCAATGGGGCTGACACTCGCACTGTCTCTGCAACTGTGGTTGCAAGGCGGTTATTCGCTGACCGCACCGACAGGCGTGCCACAATGGCAATCTGAGTTTTATGTGCCATGGATCCCGCGCTTCGGCATCGGTATTCATCTTGCGCTGGACGGCCTGTCACTGCTGATGGTGGTGCTGACGGGGTTGCTGGGCGTGTTGGCAATCCTCTGTTCCTGGAATGAAATTCAGCGCTATCAGGGCTTCTTCCACCTGAACCTGCTGTGGATTCTGGGCGGCGTTATCGGTGTGTTCCTTGCCATCGACATGTTCCTGTTCTTCTTCTTCTGGGAAATGATGCTGGTACCGATGTACTTCCTGATTGCGCTGTGGGGCCATAAAGGCTCCGACGGTAAAACCAGAATTACGGCGGCGACCAAGTTCTTCATCTATACCCAGTCAAGCGGACTGATCATGCTGATCGCGATTCTGGCGCTGGTCTTTGTGCATCACAATGCCACTGGCGTTTGGACGTTCAACTATGAAGACCTGCTGAAGACGCCGATGTCATATGGTGTTGAATATCTGCTGATGCTGGGCTTCTTCATCGCGTTTGCTGTAAAAATGCCTGTCGTGCCGTTGCACGGTTGGCTGCCAGATGCACACAGTCAGGCACCAACTGCGGGTTCTGTTGACCTGGCAGGGATCCTGTTGAAAACGGCGGCCTATGGCCTGCTGCGTTTCAGCCTGCCGCTGTTCCCTAACGCCTCCCATGCTTTTGCACCGATCGCTATGTGGCTGGGTGTGATTGGTATCTTCTACGGTGCCTGGTTGGCGTTCAAACAGACGGATATCAAACGTCTGATTGCTTACACCTCTGTGTCCCATATGGGCTTCGTGATGATTGCCATCTATTCCGGTAATCAGCTGGCTTATCAGGGTGCGGTGATTCAGATGATTGCGCACGGCTTGTCCGCTGCCGGTCTATTCATTCTGTGTGGTCAACTGTACGAACGTCTGCATACCCGTGACATGCGTGAAATGGGTGGCCTGTGGGCGCGCTTGAAGTTCCTGCCTGCGCTGTCTCTGTTCTTTGCTGTGGCAACCTTGGGGATGCCGGGTACGGGTAACTTTGTCGGCGAATTCATGATTCTGTTCGGCAGCTATCAGGTTGTGCCGGTGATTACGGTGATCTCAACCTTCGGTCTGGTATTTGCGTCGGTCTACTCACTGATCATGATTCAGCGTGCTTATTACGGTACGCCTAAATCTGATGAACCATTGAAGAGTATGTCGCTCCGCGAATTGTCTATCGTGATGCTGTTGGTGGTATTACTGGTGTTGTTAGGGGTTTACCCGCAACCGATTCTGGATACCTCCAGTGCCGCGATGTCAAATATCCAGCAGTGGTTTATGTCGTCTGCTCCAGATTCAATTATTTCAACAACAAGGCCGTAA
- the nuoL gene encoding NADH-quinone oxidoreductase subunit L, giving the protein MNLLYLTILFPLLGFLLLAFSRGRWSENTSATVGVGSIGLAALVTAWVVVDFMGQQHGGVTFFNQHLWTWMAVGNFDISVTLTLDGLSVTMLSVVTGVGFFIHLFASWYMRGEEGYSRFFAYTNLFIASMVVLVLADNLLLMYLGWEGVGLCSYLLIGFYYTNPKNGAAAMKAFIVTRVGDVFLAFALFILYKELGTLNFRELMVLAPQKLAEGSPEITWATLMLLGGAVGKSAQLPLQTWLADAMAGPTPVSALIHAATMVTAGVYLIARTNGLFLMAPDVLHLVGIVGAVTLVLAGFAALVQTDIKRVLAYSTMSQIGYMFLALGVQAWDAAIFHLMTHAFFKALLFLSSGSVILACHHEQNIFKMGGLRKTIPLVYVCFLVGGAALAALPLVTAGFFSKDEILAGAWANGHINLMVAGLAGAFMTSLYTFRMIFIVFHGEEKTKAHAGKGISHHLPLVVLMILSTFIGAMIVPPLHGVLPATTELEHGQLMTLEITSGVVAIAGILLAAVLWLGKRQAVSSIAKSAPGRFFSTWWFHAWGFDWLYDHVFVKPYLAIAKLLQRDPLNALMTLPATITRWGNRGLALSANGQLRWYVASMGFGAVLVLALLLLV; this is encoded by the coding sequence ATGAACTTACTCTATTTAACAATACTCTTCCCGCTGCTCGGCTTTCTGTTGCTGGCATTTTCCCGCGGTCGCTGGTCTGAAAATACGTCCGCGACCGTCGGTGTTGGCTCGATTGGTCTGGCAGCGTTGGTTACCGCTTGGGTTGTGGTCGATTTCATGGGCCAACAGCACGGCGGTGTAACCTTCTTTAATCAGCATCTGTGGACATGGATGGCCGTCGGCAACTTCGACATCAGCGTCACGCTGACGCTCGATGGCCTTTCGGTGACGATGCTGTCCGTTGTAACGGGTGTCGGCTTCTTTATCCACCTGTTTGCCTCTTGGTACATGCGTGGGGAAGAGGGATATTCCCGCTTCTTCGCCTACACCAACCTGTTTATCGCGAGTATGGTTGTTCTGGTACTGGCTGATAACCTGTTGTTGATGTACCTCGGTTGGGAAGGGGTGGGGCTGTGCAGTTACCTGCTGATCGGTTTCTACTACACCAATCCGAAGAACGGCGCGGCGGCGATGAAAGCCTTCATCGTTACGCGTGTGGGTGACGTCTTCCTGGCCTTTGCGCTGTTCATCCTTTACAAAGAGCTGGGTACGCTTAACTTCCGCGAGCTGATGGTATTGGCACCGCAGAAACTGGCTGAAGGTTCACCAGAAATCACCTGGGCTACGCTGATGTTGCTGGGTGGTGCGGTCGGTAAATCGGCACAGCTGCCGCTGCAAACCTGGCTGGCGGATGCGATGGCTGGTCCAACTCCGGTATCTGCACTGATCCACGCCGCCACGATGGTTACCGCGGGTGTTTACCTGATTGCGCGTACTAACGGCCTGTTCCTGATGGCCCCGGATGTTCTGCATCTGGTAGGGATTGTGGGTGCAGTCACGCTGGTGCTGGCAGGTTTTGCCGCTCTGGTTCAAACCGACATCAAGCGCGTCTTGGCTTACTCTACGATGAGCCAGATTGGTTACATGTTCCTGGCGCTGGGCGTTCAGGCATGGGATGCCGCGATTTTTCACCTGATGACGCACGCGTTCTTTAAAGCGCTGCTGTTCCTCTCTTCTGGTTCGGTGATTTTGGCCTGCCACCACGAGCAGAACATCTTCAAGATGGGCGGCCTGCGTAAAACGATTCCGCTGGTTTATGTTTGCTTCCTGGTCGGGGGCGCGGCGCTGGCTGCACTGCCGCTGGTTACCGCAGGCTTCTTCAGTAAAGACGAGATTCTGGCTGGCGCATGGGCAAATGGTCACATCAATCTGATGGTGGCTGGATTGGCCGGTGCCTTCATGACCTCGCTGTATACGTTCCGTATGATTTTCATCGTGTTCCACGGTGAAGAGAAAACCAAAGCGCATGCAGGAAAAGGCATTTCTCACCACTTACCGCTGGTTGTGCTGATGATTCTGTCCACCTTTATTGGTGCGATGATTGTTCCGCCGTTGCACGGTGTATTGCCAGCGACGACTGAGCTTGAACATGGCCAGTTGATGACGCTGGAAATTACCTCTGGCGTGGTGGCGATTGCCGGTATTCTGCTTGCTGCTGTGCTGTGGCTGGGTAAACGTCAGGCGGTGAGCAGCATCGCGAAGAGTGCTCCAGGTCGTTTCTTCTCGACCTGGTGGTTCCACGCGTGGGGCTTCGACTGGTTGTACGACCATGTCTTTGTTAAACCGTATCTGGCTATCGCGAAGCTGTTGCAGCGTGATCCGTTAAATGCATTGATGACGCTTCCGGCTACGATTACTCGTTGGGGTAACCGTGGGCTGGCGCTCAGTGCGAATGGTCAATTGCGCTGGTACGTTGCTTCAATGGGCTTTGGTGCCGTGCTGGTGCTGGCCTTGTTACTGCTGGTCTAA
- the nuoH gene encoding NADH-quinone oxidoreductase subunit NuoH — protein MSWLTPELIEILISVGKAIVILLVVVTCGAFMSMGERRLLGLFQGRYGPNRVGWGGSLQLVADMIKMFFKEDWVPNFTDKVIFTLAPMIAFTSMLIAFAIVPITPTWGVADLNIGILFFLMMAGLAVYAVLFAGWASNNKYSLLGAVRASAQTVSYEVFIGLSLMGVVAQAGSFNMRDIVDSQEHLWNVIPQFFGFITFAIAGVAVCHRHPFDQPEAEQELADGYHIEYSGMKFGLFFVGEYIGIVTVSALMVTLFFGGWHGPILPPFVWFALKTGFFMMMFILIRASLPRPRYDQVMSFGWKVCLPITLLNLLATAAVILYNA, from the coding sequence ATGAGTTGGTTAACGCCGGAATTAATCGAGATTCTGATCTCCGTCGGAAAAGCGATCGTGATTCTGCTGGTTGTGGTGACCTGTGGCGCATTCATGAGTATGGGTGAACGTCGACTGCTCGGTCTCTTCCAGGGACGTTATGGACCGAACCGGGTAGGTTGGGGCGGTTCATTGCAGCTTGTCGCTGACATGATCAAGATGTTCTTCAAAGAAGACTGGGTGCCTAATTTCACCGATAAAGTGATCTTCACGCTGGCACCGATGATCGCGTTTACGTCAATGCTGATTGCCTTTGCGATTGTGCCGATCACGCCAACCTGGGGTGTCGCCGATCTGAACATCGGTATCCTGTTCTTCCTGATGATGGCGGGTTTGGCCGTTTACGCGGTGCTGTTTGCCGGCTGGGCGAGTAACAACAAATACTCGCTGCTGGGTGCGGTACGTGCTTCTGCTCAGACCGTAAGCTACGAAGTGTTCATCGGCCTGTCGCTGATGGGGGTTGTCGCGCAAGCGGGCTCGTTCAACATGCGCGACATCGTCGATTCTCAGGAACACCTGTGGAACGTTATCCCGCAGTTCTTCGGCTTTATTACGTTTGCCATCGCAGGCGTGGCGGTGTGTCACCGTCACCCGTTTGACCAGCCTGAAGCTGAACAGGAACTGGCCGATGGTTACCACATTGAATACTCCGGTATGAAATTCGGTCTGTTCTTTGTCGGGGAATATATCGGGATCGTGACTGTTTCCGCGCTGATGGTGACCTTATTCTTCGGTGGCTGGCATGGTCCAATCCTGCCTCCGTTTGTCTGGTTCGCGCTGAAAACAGGCTTTTTCATGATGATGTTCATCCTGATTCGTGCTTCGTTACCCCGTCCGCGTTATGACCAGGTGATGTCTTTCGGTTGGAAAGTCTGTCTGCCGATAACGCTTTTGAATCTGCTGGCGACAGCGGCCGTCATTTTGTACAACGCTTAA
- the nuoJ gene encoding NADH-quinone oxidoreductase subunit J, which translates to MEFAFYTTGLIAILATLRVITHTNPVHALLYMVTSLMAIAGVFFSLGANFAGALSIIVYAGAIMVLFVFVVMMLNLGNSVEEQERNWLKPSVWIGPSILSLALLVIVVNAILSLKEQGITGTPVEAKAVGISLFGPYVLAVELASMLLLAGLVVAFHIGREDKRGDVVSKEGANQDVEKKITGERA; encoded by the coding sequence ATGGAATTCGCTTTTTATACCACAGGTTTGATTGCGATACTGGCGACACTGCGCGTCATTACGCATACCAATCCTGTGCATGCATTGTTGTATATGGTCACCTCGCTCATGGCGATTGCGGGCGTATTTTTCTCGCTGGGGGCTAATTTTGCCGGCGCGCTGAGCATCATCGTGTATGCGGGTGCCATCATGGTGCTGTTTGTGTTCGTGGTCATGATGCTCAACCTCGGTAATTCCGTAGAAGAACAAGAGCGGAATTGGCTGAAACCCAGCGTCTGGATCGGTCCGAGCATTCTTTCACTGGCGTTACTGGTGATTGTCGTCAATGCCATTCTTAGCCTGAAAGAGCAGGGCATCACGGGTACGCCTGTTGAGGCGAAAGCCGTGGGTATCAGCCTGTTTGGGCCTTATGTTCTGGCCGTTGAATTAGCATCAATGCTGCTGCTGGCGGGATTGGTTGTCGCTTTCCACATTGGTCGTGAAGATAAACGTGGTGACGTTGTCAGTAAAGAAGGCGCGAACCAGGACGTTGAGAAGAAAATAACGGGGGAACGCGCATGA
- the nuoG gene encoding NADH-quinone oxidoreductase subunit NuoG: protein MATIHVDGKEYEVNGADNLLEACLTLGLDIPYFCWHPALGSVGSCRLCAVKQYQNAEDTRGRLVMSCMTPATEGTFIAIEDEEAKLFRKTIVEFLMTNHPHDCPVCEEGGNCHLQDMTVMTGQNFRRYRFTKRTHRNQDLGPFISHEMNRCIACYRCVRYYKDYADGKDLGVYGAHDNVYFGRPEDGTLESEFSGNLVEVCPTGVFTDKTHSERYNRKWDMQFAPSVCQQCSIGCNTSPGERYGELRRIENRFNGSVNHYFLCDRGRFGYGYVNQKDRPNQPLQRRGNDWIALNADQALQGAADVLRQAKKTIGIGSPRASIESNFALRELVGAENFYTGIAQEEQNRLQLILKVLRESGVRTPALREIEGYDAVLILGEDLTQTGARIALAVRQAVKGKAREMAAAQKVADWQIAAIMNIGQHAKHPLFVTNVDNTRLDDIAAWNYRAPVADQARLGFAIAHGLDSSAPAVTDLAAGLDQKVDIIVQALAGAKKPLIISGTNSGSEEVISAAANVAKALKNRGSDVGITFVAPAANSIGLSIMGGGSLDDALAQLENGDADSLVVLENDLYRHAPIARVDAALEKAENLIVVDHQRTRIMDKASIILSAASFAESDGTLVNQEGRAQRFFQVYDPTYYNDKIVMLESWRWLHSLYITYNSRQVDWTQLDNVIDACVAALPQLAAIKDAAPDASFRIRGQKLSRSPIRSSGRTAMRANISVHEPRQPVDKDTMFAFSMEGNNSPTANRQQIPFAWAPGWNSPQAWNKFQDEVGGHLRHGDPGVRMIEAGEGSLAYFDNIPAAFVPQAGQWRVAPYYHLFGSDEMSQRSDVIQQRMPEPYVMVNPADAATLGVNAGALLELTCAGQTLRLPLRLSAALSQGQVGLPLGLPGIAPVLAGATVENLREAAQ from the coding sequence ATGGCTACTATTCATGTAGACGGCAAAGAGTATGAAGTAAACGGAGCAGACAACCTTCTGGAAGCTTGCCTGACTCTGGGACTTGATATTCCTTACTTTTGCTGGCACCCCGCGCTCGGGAGCGTCGGATCCTGCCGCCTCTGTGCGGTAAAACAGTACCAAAACGCGGAAGACACCCGCGGTCGTCTGGTGATGTCTTGTATGACACCAGCAACCGAAGGAACGTTCATCGCGATTGAAGATGAAGAAGCGAAGCTATTCCGTAAGACGATAGTTGAGTTTCTGATGACCAACCACCCGCACGATTGTCCGGTGTGTGAGGAAGGCGGTAACTGTCATTTGCAGGATATGACGGTGATGACGGGGCAAAACTTCCGTCGCTATCGCTTCACCAAACGTACCCACCGCAATCAGGATCTCGGGCCGTTCATTTCTCATGAGATGAACCGTTGTATCGCGTGCTATCGTTGCGTGCGTTACTACAAAGATTACGCGGATGGCAAAGATCTCGGCGTTTACGGCGCACACGACAACGTCTACTTCGGTCGCCCGGAAGATGGCACGCTGGAAAGCGAGTTCTCTGGCAACCTGGTTGAAGTGTGTCCTACCGGTGTATTCACCGATAAAACGCACTCCGAGCGCTATAACCGTAAATGGGATATGCAGTTTGCACCGAGCGTCTGCCAGCAGTGCAGCATCGGCTGTAATACCAGCCCCGGTGAACGCTATGGCGAACTGCGCCGTATCGAAAACCGTTTTAACGGTAGCGTAAACCACTATTTCCTGTGTGACCGCGGTCGTTTTGGTTACGGCTATGTCAACCAGAAAGACCGTCCGAACCAGCCGCTGCAACGTCGCGGTAATGACTGGATCGCGCTGAATGCCGATCAGGCATTGCAAGGTGCGGCGGATGTGCTGCGTCAGGCGAAGAAAACGATCGGTATCGGTTCACCGCGTGCCAGCATTGAAAGCAACTTCGCCTTGCGTGAGCTGGTGGGTGCAGAGAACTTCTACACCGGTATCGCGCAGGAAGAACAAAATCGTCTGCAACTGATCCTGAAAGTGCTGCGCGAAAGCGGTGTGAGAACACCGGCGCTGCGTGAGATCGAAGGCTACGATGCAGTTCTGATTCTGGGTGAAGACTTGACGCAGACGGGCGCGCGTATCGCACTGGCCGTTCGTCAGGCCGTTAAAGGCAAAGCTCGTGAAATGGCGGCCGCACAGAAAGTGGCTGACTGGCAGATTGCGGCGATCATGAACATTGGTCAGCATGCCAAGCACCCGCTGTTTGTCACCAACGTCGATAACACCCGTCTGGACGACATCGCTGCATGGAACTACCGTGCGCCGGTTGCCGATCAGGCACGTCTTGGTTTTGCCATTGCACATGGTCTGGATAGCAGCGCTCCGGCAGTTACCGATCTGGCTGCGGGTCTCGACCAGAAAGTCGATATCATCGTACAGGCGCTGGCCGGTGCGAAAAAACCACTCATCATTTCCGGCACCAATTCAGGTAGCGAGGAAGTGATCTCTGCGGCGGCAAACGTTGCCAAAGCGCTGAAAAATCGCGGTTCTGACGTCGGTATTACCTTTGTTGCTCCTGCTGCTAACAGCATCGGGTTGTCAATCATGGGTGGCGGTTCGCTGGATGACGCGCTGGCGCAGTTGGAAAACGGCGACGCTGACAGCTTGGTGGTTCTGGAGAACGATCTCTACCGTCATGCCCCAATCGCTCGCGTTGACGCGGCGCTGGAAAAAGCTGAGAACCTGATTGTGGTTGACCATCAGCGTACTCGCATCATGGATAAGGCCAGCATCATTCTGTCTGCTGCCAGCTTTGCTGAAAGCGACGGTACGTTGGTGAATCAGGAAGGCCGCGCTCAGCGCTTCTTCCAGGTTTATGACCCAACGTACTACAACGACAAGATTGTGATGCTGGAAAGCTGGCGCTGGCTGCACTCGCTGTATATCACCTATAACAGCCGTCAGGTTGACTGGACGCAGCTGGATAACGTGATTGATGCGTGTGTTGCTGCTCTGCCGCAGCTTGCTGCAATCAAAGATGCCGCACCGGACGCGTCGTTCCGTATTCGTGGTCAGAAACTGTCACGTTCACCGATTCGTTCCAGCGGACGTACGGCAATGCGTGCCAATATCAGCGTGCATGAACCACGTCAGCCCGTCGATAAAGACACGATGTTTGCCTTCTCAATGGAAGGGAACAACAGCCCGACAGCTAATCGTCAGCAGATTCCGTTTGCTTGGGCACCAGGCTGGAACTCACCACAAGCCTGGAACAAATTCCAGGACGAAGTGGGCGGACATTTGCGTCATGGCGATCCAGGTGTGCGTATGATCGAAGCCGGCGAAGGTTCGCTGGCGTATTTCGATAACATTCCTGCGGCTTTCGTCCCACAAGCGGGTCAATGGCGCGTTGCGCCGTATTATCACCTGTTTGGTAGTGATGAAATGTCACAGCGTTCTGACGTGATTCAGCAGCGTATGCCAGAGCCTTACGTGATGGTGAACCCGGCTGACGCGGCAACGCTGGGCGTGAACGCTGGTGCGTTGCTTGAGTTGACCTGTGCAGGACAAACGCTACGTCTGCCACTGCGCTTAAGTGCGGCATTGAGTCAGGGACAGGTTGGTTTACCGCTGGGCTTACCGGGTATTGCACCGGTGCTGGCGGGTGCAACCGTTGAAAATCTGCGGGAGGCCGCACAATGA
- the nuoK gene encoding NADH-quinone oxidoreductase subunit NuoK encodes MIPLQHGLILAAILFVLGLTGLLIRRNLLFMLISLEIMINAAALAFVVAGSYWQQPDGQVMYILAITLAAAEASIGLALLLQMYRRRQTLNIDTVSEMRG; translated from the coding sequence ATGATTCCGTTACAACATGGATTGATTTTAGCCGCTATTCTGTTTGTTCTGGGGCTGACTGGTCTGTTGATTCGTCGTAACCTGCTGTTTATGTTGATCAGTCTTGAAATTATGATCAACGCTGCCGCGCTGGCCTTTGTGGTCGCAGGCAGTTACTGGCAGCAGCCGGATGGTCAGGTGATGTACATTCTGGCGATTACGCTGGCAGCGGCTGAGGCCAGTATTGGTCTGGCACTGTTGCTGCAAATGTATCGTCGTCGTCAGACCCTGAATATTGATACAGTCAGTGAGATGCGCGGATGA